The DNA sequence cttcctcctgcGGCACCACAAGGTAGCTCTGGCACCGCGGGCTGTGGGCCAGGGGACGTGGGGCCGGGCTGTGCCCCACCGCGCCGTGCCCACACCTCCCTCCCTCGCAGGTATGGCGCAAGTGCAAGATGCGCATCTTCACGGTGGCGCAGATGGACGACAACAGCATCCAGATGAAGAAGGACCTGACGACGTTCCTGTACCACCTGCGCATCACCGCGGAGGTGGAGGTGGTGGAGATGGTGAGGGCCAAGGGGGCGCGTGCTGTGCTCTGGGACGCAGGAGAGCCAGTCAAGCCCTGCCGTGGGGACATGCAGCACCATGAGGACAGTGCTGGGGGacatgcagcactgtggggacaCACGGGGCCATGCAGGGTTGCAGGGACATctgggccaggctggggagcagggggagctgccGGCCAGGCCCTGAGGTGTCTCATGTCTCCCGTCCTGCAGCACGAGAGCGACATCTCTGCCTACACCTATGAGAAGACCCTGGTGATGGAGCAGCGCTCCCAGATCCTCAAGCAAATGCACCTCACCAAGAACGAGCGGGAGCGGGAGGTAAGGCCGCAGGCAGGCGGTGGGACCCTGCCCCTGTGCTGGGCTCCCTGCGGCGGGGGTCGTGCCCGGCCCTGACCCTGCCCTCGCTGACCCCGTCCCCGTGCAGATCCAGAGCATCACGGACGAGTCCCGCGGCTCCATCCGGCGCAAGAACCCGGCCAACACGCGCCTGCGCCTGAGCGTCCCTGAGGAGCAGGTCGGCGACGGCGAGGAGAAGCCGGAGGAGGAGGTAAGGCTGCGCGCGAGGCGGGTCCCGGGCCAGGTCTGCCGGCCCCAGCCCTGCACACTGTCGCCCacctcctctgccgcaggtccaGCTCATCCATGACAAAAACGCCACcaccttctccagcagctcccagtcCCCCGGCGACGAGGGGGAGACAGCCCCGGAGAAGGTGCATCTCACCTGGACCAAGGAGAAGTCGGTCGCCGAGAAGAACAAGAGCAAGAGCCCCGTCAGCCCCGAGGGCATCAAGGACTTCTTCAACATGAAGCCGTAGGGCCCTGCGCACTGCCGCCCGTCCCACCCCCTGCCCGGCCGCGTCCTGCCCGGAGCGGCAGACCCCAGCTCCGTCCGCACGCGAGCAGGGGCTGGCAGCCGGGagagcggggagcgcggcggggctgcgcgcggCGGGGCTGGTGGGGGCGGCTGGGCACGGCCGCGCGGTGCTGCGGGACGCGGGCACGCGCCCCGTactcacctctgctctctctttccctcctcgccgccggcgccgccgctcctgGCAGCGAGTGGGAGAACCTGTAAGTGGGGTTTggtgtggggccggggggggggggggggcacgggctCGGCATCGCCCCGGGGTCCCGCGCGGgctgcgcccggccccggcccacgTGTGCCGTCCCCCAGGAACCAGTCCAACGTGCGGAGGATGCACACAGCCGTGAAGCTCAACGAGGTGATCGTGAAGAAGTCCCAGGATGCCAAGCTGGTCCTGCTCAACATGCCGGGGCCTCCCCGCAACCGGAAGGGGGATGAGAACTGTATCCTTCCCGCGTGCCACCGCCGTCACCGCCGCCATGGGGCTGGCCGGGAccctcctggggggctgggggccgtgAAGCCCCCCAGGCTGGAGGCGCTTGCacgtgctgcagggtgctgctcCGGCACCAGAGCCCGGACGCCCCGGCACCTCCGGGCTGGCTCTGACAtctgcagcaccagcaccagccacCCTGGCTGGCCAAGGTGCCGCCGGCGCTGGGGCCATGCGCGATGGCACCAGCACGCATGGGATGCAAAGCCGCCTCGGGCAGTGGTGTGTGGGTTGGGCTCAGCCCCCTTTGCACGGAGATGGCCCTGCTCCCCTGGCCCATGCGTGATCCCCGTCAGCGCGGAGCCCGGCACCAGCCTCGTGTCCCGCACGTTCCGTCCTGGGACAGGCAGGTTCCCCTGCAGCAccccccggctcctgccccgctccggcccggcgTTCCTCCTTGACTGCGGCACCAGACATGGAGTTTCTGGAGGTGCTGACAGAGCACCTGGACCGAGTGCTGCTggtgcgcggcgggggccgggaagTCATCACCATCTACTCCTGAAACGCGGCGCGCCAGAGAGGTTTGTCTGCACCCCGATCGCCCCGCCGCCCCTTGCACCATGCTCCccgagggggaggagggaaggcccAATGGCAGTCGGTGCACAGAAGCGTCACCTGGCTTTAGCCGTGCCCCTGACCTCTCCATTCGAACTGCAGCACCAGATCTTCCGGGAGCATCCAGCACCAGAGCAGCTGTTCCTCATTGCAACACCACAGCACTGCTGTCcttgtttatatataaatatatacagtgTACCGTGGACTGAGCACCGGAGCCCAGCGCTGCCACGCCACCCGGCCACGGCAGGGCTGCACCCGCCGGGAGCCCAGGCGCTGCTTCCCGCGCGGGACGGGCGCCCGGCCCCTCCGCTCTGCCCGCGACCCTCCGCGCCGAGCCTGCCCGGACGCCTTTGTGCCCTGTGCCCTCCTGCTGCCCGAAGCCTGCGTCCCACCTCCCGCGGAGGtgctgggagaagagagaggcCACCAGCATGCTTCCCTCGCCGGATGCTCCTCTCCCCACCTCGGCAGCGCCCGGCCCAGGGAGGGCACCGGGGCCGCGTCGCTCACCAGGacgggccccggcggccccgcgtcGCTGCTTTCCGCTCCCTGCCGTGCTCGCCGAGACGCCGGtttgcaggggcagagggggcgGGATGCCGGAGGGCCGCGGGCCCAcgccggggtggggggagtgCTCCTCATCCCCCTCCCCAATGACTCCGGGCTGGCTCTGCCCTGCTGTGGTCCCTGCTTGGAGCTGGGGTGTCCGGACCGGAGCAGGGTCCCCCCCGATGTGCAGTGCGAGTCAGCCTCTTCCTGGGTGCTGGGAGCCGCGGGGGTGCCGCTGgccccctgcccgcccccagcgccAGTGCTTGCTCGTGGCCCAGCACAGCCAAGTCACCCCCCGCCCCGCGATGCAAACCGCCTGTGCAATCCCTGCCCACCTCTGGCGCCCTGTGGCGCGGGGGGCTCCCCGGCCCTGTGCGTGCATCCaaccccacagccctgctgcttcgCTGCCTCCCCGGCCCAGGCGCTCGCAGAGGCTGCCGGGGGGGCTGCTAGGACGGGCCGGAAGCACAAGCAGGTTTGGCATATGCCAAGTCCCGCTGGCCGGTCCCGCAGCCCTGCTGTGGCCGCTCAGCAGGGTGGCTGCGGggggctccccccagccccacgcgtCCCGCTCCCTGCGGTGCCGCGCGGGCAGAGCCGAGCGCCCTTTACACCCCCGGCTGGCAGAGCTGGGTGGCACCGGGACCGGCTGAGGCAGCCACAGCCTGTCCCCCTCCTCTCTGGCTGGCACTGCAGCGAGCACCCGCGCATGCAGGCCGCGGCGGGATGGTGCAGGACACCCGCCACGCATGTCCTACCTTCGGCAGCGGCTGAggagcccccccccctccagcatcTCTCACGTTAGAGAAACTGAGGAGCTTTTAACAAATGTGAATGGTTCTAGGAACCACGCAGGAAGCGGTGCTGAGGGCAGCCAGGGTGCCCCTCGgcaccctgccccggccccctgtaCATAGTGTACATAATACAGTACGTGTATTTTTAAAGTGATCATATTTATGTTAATAGAACCAGATGAAGTCTATATATAGAGATCTATATCTATACTGAGAGATGCAGGGCTTTGCTAGCACCAGGCGGTGGGACGCGAGGTGTGACAGGCGGCTCCTCCGCGCAGAGAGCGCCCGTCCGCCGGCACTCCGGTGCTCGGAGCGGCGGCGAGGGCTGCAGCCTTCCCCGGCCACCAGTAGCCCCTGGGGAAGGGCCAGATTGCCGTTTCATTCTCTTCTCAATTTAGCTTCTTAAGAGTTTTCAGGGAAAAGAAGTTACAGACTTTTCTGAACTTGTTTCACAGCAGATTTGAGCTTCCACTCCAAGTGCAGCCTGCTAAGAGTTGCCCTCTCCTGGCAGCGCTGGCTCCTGCGCGCCAGCCTGGCCCGAAGCGGCAGCAGTTTGTCCCTCGCAGCGTCTGATCCGGCAGAGCTCAGCCCCGCTACGGCGGGTGctcgctcctcctgctccctctccttgcCCCCGAATGCCTCGCACGACCCCACAGCTGGCACAGAGGGAGCGGGCGCTGGTGCATCCCCCGGGGAACCTGGCAGCCCTTGATGGGCTGCTTCACTGGGAGAGGGTTTCAGCATCCAGCCCCTTGCTCGCCCGCCCTTCTGCAAGCTAAGGCCATCGGCAGCCCTCTGCCTCTGCGGGGGACAACACCGATCCCCACGCTCACGCCGCGCTCCCCCATGCCTCTAGTGCCCGCCAAAGCTCTATGGGGCTGCTTGGGTAAAAGGCAGTAGGTTTTGGGGGGGATTGGTTCTTTGCTTTAAGATACTACTCAGACACACTCCAAGACCAAAACCAAGCCCCATCTGCACATCCGTGCCTGCTTGTACCTTGCTCCCACGTTTCCATCACTCCCAAAGTGCCTCccttctctccagcagcagccctAACCAGAGCCAGGCTTTCCGCCATGGCAGCTCACCTATCTCCGGGGATGCATCAGCCTCTACCGCAGACTTTGGCGTGGGAGACAGTCCCAAGGGACTGGTCTCTTTCTGCCAGGGAGCTCAGCGTTAACAGGAGGAGAATGTCAAGGTGAGCTGAGACAGTTTCAGCACAGGCACTCTGGGCTGATTAATGGAGCAGATGGACAGAGCAGTGCTCGCTGGTCATGCCTCAGCCACTTGGAAGCTGTTAAAAGAACAGGCAAGTGAAAAGTCCTTTGGCTTTGGGCAAAGGCAGCCCTGCAGGAGCCAGGATTTGCCAATatccagctgctctgccccttgcAGCTGGTCCTACACcaccagtcccccccccccccccaaacgctCATATGCTGTTTGCAGCCTCCCAAAATTATTTGTGAAGCACTGCTGAAGGAATGGGGGAGGCATGCACACTAAGCTGCCCACTCATCTCATGCGCTGGCATCGCATTTGTTTGGCCTAGAACACCTGCCAACTGCTCTGCCTCTTCAAAAGATGCCATCCACTCCCTGCAGTCACCCTTTAATTACAACTCGGCTATTGCCTTGCCATTCCTCTGATCCTGCAGCTGGGAAGGCTGCCCTTTAGGCAGCAAGCCCGagccccttctcctctcctgcaaGGAGCAGATCAGCTTTGAGAGcttgactgcagaagcaggttaccaaagcagcagcagcagcctgcctctGCTGAGACAGTATCCACCCTAGCCAGTGTCAGAGCAAGGCAAAAATCTCTTCCTTTAATGACATGTACAGGTTAGCAGGGGACAAAACCACCTACCTAGCAGTGGTGAGACACCAGGCCAGAGTCTGCTCCTCTGCTGAGATACGTCTGCTTCACCAGTTCCCCAGTGCCAGCAGGACAGATCCCATTCCTCCTCAGCACTGTTTCAACCTCCCACTGTAAAGcactccccttccccatcctgcagcaggagcaggggtACAGCTCTAGGCACAGACAGGGCTGCCCAACACCCCTGCCAGGCAAATTTGGCTGTGGCAAGAAGGGTGCTGGTTTCCACAGCAAGTTCTCAGTTGCCTTTGGTCTGGAGAGGGCCAGTTTTAGCAGACAGCACTGCATGTTAGTTTACAaacccagccctgcccctgcacGTTTGGCCTCTGTGAGTGTTTGGTTTCCCTGTGGAGCACCCTTCTGCTGTTCCACCTCGGTAAAGACAGTGTCCTTCTGTGGTAGAAATGCAAGCTCCTTTTCGGCACATGCGCAGACATGTTAAGGTTTTTGTTTCAGACAGGAAGGTCTTGACCCCCAAAGTTTGttttccaggcagagctgcttCCAGGAGCAGCACTGAGCAGATGAAGGTGGAATAGCAGCATGACCCTGCACCAGTCAGAAAGCACGCATAGCCACAACCACATTTGGTGAGCACACTAGCACTGGGCAGGCAATCACGTACGCTCCAGTACCTATCTGACGAAAAGCTGAAAGGGGAGCTGCTCTATTCCTCCTTTCAACTGGACAGTTACAGGCCTCCATGCTGAGCAATAGCGGGCTCCATTTCCGCTCCAGCCACTATGCGGTACAGGCAACAAACCACAACACAGCACTTACAGGAGACACAGGCAGAGTCCAGACTGGGTCGGTGTGGTTCAGTGGCTGGAACTAGAGGAAGGACTAGATACTGCGTAAGGCATATGAGTTGCACTAGACAAGTCAAGACCCTCCTCTGTGTAGCAGGACTAATAACTAGCAGAAAGACCAACAGGTCTGAGATTTGCTGGTTACAACAACACTTTCTGTGCTACATGTGCAATATATTTGTTATGAATGTTATCACAAAGTCAATTCATTCACTAACCTTTTAATCACTGTAGCTAGATGTTCTACGTCCATTCAAGTGACTTTTATTCGAGTGCAATATTTCAATAGACATGTAGTGACCTAGTATGCTTTGTGTTTTAGAGAATCTGTGTGCAGAGCAATGCAATTAAGTTTAAAACCTTGTAAATAAAACAGGttgcaaaccaaaaaaaaagagtattaggCTTGCATTTAATTTTTGTGAGCGTTTCAGTATTGTGCATTAGGCCGCCTCAATACAGACCCTGTGTTCTCTGTGCAGGTATTAATGGAGGAGTGGCTCCTCAGTTGTTGAATGCTCCCTGTTAATTGCTTTATTGCTTTaactgtattaatttttttagacTCCTGTCTGCACAAAATGCAATAAATGATTTTATTACACCCTTCACTATTTGCATGGGGAGTTTTCACTTGTTTCTAGGGTCTCCATAACCTTTTTTCACTTGGCTGGTATTTCCATAACAAGGAGCAAGCAATGACCAGGAGCAGCAGATTGCAGAGGAGGTGAAACATCAAGAACAGAACAGCTTCTCATAAGTGCCACAGGTCCCATATTTAAGCTAATGGAAATTTCTGACCACCCCAGAAAAGATGCTTTGCCTGTTTGCAGTAGTGCAGCTTCCTGCAAGGGCACATGGGCTGCTCTGCTTGATACTGTCTGAATTCTCTTAATTCACTGCATGAGAATAAATATCTATGAAGTGCTTTAAAACTAAAGGAGTATAAACTGAGAGAGACTACAATATCCTTACAGTTGGGCACAGTAAAATTTGTATGCTTTCCCCTTAGCATGCAGCACCAGGCCGTGTCTGAAGCAGCTTACCCGGAAGAAGAGAATAACAGCAAATGCAATGGAATAATGTATTCCAGTATTACTCAAGTTGTTAAGTgtcaaaaacacaacaaaacatttttcctgcctttttattaaaaagtaatgTCCTCTTGTTaacagcacagagaaaaaaaatgctacaaCACAAACCACCTGGGACAAAAAATTCTTTGCTCCATGAACTTTGCTTTTTTAGTTTCTTTCAATCCTCTGCAGGAAGCCTACAGGCTGTAAGAAAGGCTGTGCAAAGGAGGACCACATAGAGATGTTTTGTGTTCTGGTATCAAAGTATGTCACTGGTTAAAAACATGGTGAAGAATCTGCCTGATTTTCCACTCAACTGTTTGCTGCAGCTACCGAAGTgttgaaaaaaatgtataaaaccaTACTATTGCATCTTGGCACTGCCTCTCACACCTTGGATGGATAAAACATCAATCAACAGCAAGATGAAGTTTCAGAGGACAGACAATCACCACCTGGTAACCGGCTGCAGTTATTTCCAGCAGCACACCACTGCGGCTGTGGCTGGGCTACTGGGTGACAGTAGCCAACTGCCCCAAAGCAGTGTcataagaaaaggaaatttatACACCAGATTTAACAGACTGTTCTTAAAATTTGACTACTTGAGTGCAGGAAATTGACAGAATATTTGAAAACTCTGCCTTGGCTGGAAGTTCTCATGTTTCAGATATACCACAGTGCTCAGACCAAAGTTACCAATTTCCATAAGCTTGGCCAGGTAAGGACTATTTATGTTTGCCTCACTCTGTCAGGGAATGACAGTCCTAGCTGTGGAAGGATCAAACCGCACTGTACTCGTTTACTGAGTGGTAGTTAGGCATGCGCTTCATGAGTTCAGCTGCTAGTGCTACCACCgtacttttcttttaaactggcttatatgccattaaaaaaaaaaattgaaaatcaaagaaaaatagtGCCTGTTTCAAAAAGGTGTGTCTCCAAGAAGGCCCAGTCAGGGTACCACTCTGCTCAGTCCCCTGTCTCATTTTCTCAAAACCACTGATCCAAAACTATAATAAGACCATTCAGTGAGATCAGACTGCACTGCAATGTGAAGGTGCACCAGCTactgggagagaggaaaatgcAGAAGGACTGTCATTGCAGCAACTTCTGGCTTGGACAAAACAATCAAATACCCACAGCAGCTCTCAGCACATCCTGTCACTGAGAAAACAGAGCACAGTTCTCCGGGCGTTGCTAACCAGACCAAGGTGAGGAAGAGCAGCGCTAGCAACACTCAGCAGCAATGCCACTGGAGGTAAACTCTCGCCAAAGTGGAGAGGACATGCATATCCAGGGGCATTTGTCCTGTGTCAGGAACAGGAGACTCTTTAAACAGCTATAAGTATGGAATggcaaagggaaggggaaagggcttGACAGCTCAGCTTTAATAGTGTCGCTGGTAGGAACCCATAGGTTGCTGGGCTGAGGACCCTGCTCGCCCCTGGGCCACTGTTTGGCTCACTAGGTGGGAGAGTGCAGGACCACTCTGGATAAGGGTGTCCAACGCTTTCTGTACACTAGGGTTGTCAAAGTTGATACCAGAAGATACTGGCCTTTGAGTAGGTACATTGCCAGGAGCAGGCAGGCGATTTTGGTGCTGACCGTAGAGTGACTGAGCTGGTGGAGGAGCCCCGGGTCTTGGACCTGCATTCCTTGAAGGGCCTTGGAGAGCTGGAAGCTGTGTGCTTGGAGTCTGCAATCTCTGCTGAGCTTGGTTTAAGTTTGCAGCACTTATCTGTGCTGACCGGGCCTGACTGCTGGCCATGTTAGCAAAGTTCTGATTCGGAGTGCCACCCGAAGTACCTGCAGAGGCTGCAGAACTGCTGTTTGctacagcagctgctgctgctgctgctgccccactgTTGAAGAGACTGAGGATTTTTGCTTGAAGCTCCTGCTGAGGATTAGCAGAGGATACCggaacagaaggagcagagaccAGAGGCTGTGAACCCTGATGAGCCTGGGAGCTTGGAAGGCTGGACTGACTGCCCAAGGATGATCCTGAAGGTGCCCCCAAAGACTGCCTTGACATGGGTgctgggaaagaaagggaagagggtTAAAGCTCTGCAAATGCCTTTGAAGAGGCACCTAAAGGAACCAAGTAAGACACCTACTGAAGACAAAATTGTCAGTGACTACCCACACTCTAAACAGGAGAGCTGCACAGCTCTGGGGAACCCAAACCATTTAACAGAATTATTGCCCTTTATGCAGCAGCCAAACCAGTTATAGCAGCTCTGTGGTTTCCCTGAGAGAATCCAATATGAAAGTTGTGTCACATGAAAGATAAGAGCAgtctcaggactcctgaggatgCATCTATCTCAGCAAGATAAGGCACTGTGTGAGAAAGCTACGGCACTTGTACTCCCCTCTAACCCCACCATTGTGTTCCTTTCCCAGTCTGGACAGCCCACAGACCAAATGATTAATAACGCTGTCTAAGGCTGAGAAACTTACCCTGCAGAGAATCAGTGCTTCCCCTAAGTAACCTTTCCTTCCGGTCTCTCAAGTAATTAATTACTTTATCAGTCTCCTCAGCAGTTAGATAGCGATTGTCTGCCAGCAGGTTCAAGAGAGTCTGAATCCCCGGAGGGTGACCTCCTCTGACACCCTCCTCCATGGGGGGTGGGCGCTCTCGTTCTTGCAGAACAGCTTCATCTGCCATCTTGGCAGCCTGCCTGGCTATTTCCTCACGCTCCTTCTCCCGTGATTCTGTCTTGTAGCGTTCATAATTTCTTGCCACCAGCACCATGGCATCAGCTTGGGGCATGTTGCGGTGTTCTGcgcaaggaaaagaaacactttaAGCACACCAAAGTGACGTTAACAGGAGATCCTTTGCCTCACTCACACTAGCACATCTCATTCAACAGACAGGTACCTCTTTGGAATCGCAAGCATAGACTTGGAAATCTCCCTAGACACACAGTAAAAGGACAGTTCAATTTTGTAATTGCTTCAAAAGCCAACAGAAGTCTCAAGACTATCACCCAACAAGTCCATCCTCTGTTCCTTCAATAGTTGAGGGCTCCAAGATGACATCACACCAGCCTAGCAAAtgcctttcttgcctctcccCCAGTTAAAAGAGAAAGCAACTCCCTCTGCCTCTCACAAATTCTCCTTGCTTCCAGCAGGAGACTGTTCCGGCTGTTTTATTGCTAAATTCTTGGACAGGTCCAAAACTCGCCCTATGAAGGATGATAAGGCTTCTCAGAGCAGACTAAAAAGTGACGTAAATCTTTTTTTTGGTTCCATACTGTCAAAGCCTTAATatagtgtgtgtgcatgcagaaGATGCGGAGGAAGGAAGCACTGGCTGAATTTCATAGTGCTCATTCTGCTCATTCTCTGGGGGAAATAAGCAGCAATAAATTTAAAGTTCCTTTATGATAAAACAAATAATAGTtaattccaacttttttttttttgcagctacGTTTTAAACGTTTTTGTGGTCATTATTTCCACCTCACAAAGCACATATGCAAATAGTCCCTAGAATATAAATTAAAGCAGGCGAATTATAAAAAGGACTTTATCTTCCAAAAAGGGCCTAAAGCTCTGGGCACTTTTGAAGCCTACAGATCTACAAATCCTGCCACCCCTTTTCCTCATGACAGGAAATTGAGGTTCATTTTACTATTATGCTTTATACAAGTTGTGATAGAGCTCCCTAACACTAGTATGCATGGAAAGATGTCCATATGCCATTCAGCTACAGCATATTTAATTTCTATGAAGAGCTGTGCATGAGTTAATGACTGGGCTTCTGATGAGATCTGATACAATGTTAGATCcagtgaaggaaaaggaaagactgtttttttttaaagtaaaggtGTTGAGAGTCAAAAACAAGGGCAGTAGAAAGTCCGATGGAAATGTGGTTGGGCTGTATTTCCACAGGAAATGGAGAGACCCCTCCCATCACATCTGCATCATATGTTAAAAGAAACTGGACTTCTTCAGTCAGTAAGCAACCAAAAGGAGTGAATCTGCATTCAGAAGTTAGCTCTCCCAAGTGAATCTGACAAAACATTACTTGAGAACACAGTAAGGGAGAAATAACCTTTGAAAGCTCAACTGCAGTCAACAACCCACATCTGTAAACGGAACGTGAATGGGCCAGTGATCAGAGCAAGAGGCTGGCTTTCCAAAATCACACTCTGATAAGATGTTTGTTAAAACCCACCCTCAGGCTCACAACAACCAAGTCACACTCTGTGATGGAAAATGATATGGCAAGTGTAAATGGTGCTAAAGAAGGAGAGCACATATACCCAATCACTTTATAGCTGTATCTTTTTATAACTGTTTCCAATTTCACAATCAAATCTTTACCTTGACAGAATAAGCTATCcctatttttcttccttaaatctCATTTGGTTATAAAATCTGTCCCGTGATTTGTCACATTCCAAGCACTCTGTCTTTGAGAGCAACAAGTGATAAACAAAGGCTGGACTGGTAATACTCAGAAGTCTATCAAAGCAGATCAATCATTTCTAGAGCTATAGCTCATGACCTGCCCTAAGATGCAAGGGCTGGTGATGGCAGGTGCTAAAAATACAGCTGAGATTTTCTCTTGGCAGTAATTAAACAGTCCTTTTGGCAAGAGATCATAAAATATTAAGGAAACTTGTAACTAATGCTATTCACATTTATGACACAGTGTCAATTCATTAATAACCAGTTATGTCAGAGACAGGATGAActtcattctgtgtgattctgcttgaaagaaaatgttctagAGCAGCACTTTGAGAAGTTCAGAGTGTCCACATAGCTGCACAGCCCATTGAGACCTCAGTACCTTGCGGGGTGCCAAACATGATGTTAACGGTGCAAGAGCGGTGAACTTGATGCTGCTGGGTGATGACAATGGCAAAAGGAGACCCTCCTCTGCTCACATCATCCAGGGCTTGCGTCAGTGACATCTCTGTGTTGAGGAAGATCAGGTCCACTACCATGCCCAGGTCCCGCACTTTCCGCCCCACTG is a window from the Apteryx mantelli isolate bAptMan1 chromosome 18, bAptMan1.hap1, whole genome shotgun sequence genome containing:
- the NCOA5 gene encoding nuclear receptor coactivator 5 isoform X2, encoding MNKASSRSSPARREQYAYGDGRDARRDRSPLRGSPRRDPRDGRDGRNGRDSRDARDIRARDMRDARDHRDPRDLRDPRDLRDPRDIRDPRDLRDPRDVRDLRDPREPLYDRYRDPRDVRNPRDMRDPRDVRDPRDVRDPRDPLYRRDEAYDRYLRLEDYYRRKDDSYYDRYKEHFDRAPVNSEDRMKREERRREELYRQYYEEIKRRFDAERPVDCSVIVVNKQTKEYAESVGRKVRDLGMVVDLIFLNTEMSLTQALDDVSRGGSPFAIVITQQHQVHRSCTVNIMFGTPQEHRNMPQADAMVLVARNYERYKTESREKEREEIARQAAKMADEAVLQERERPPPMEEGVRGGHPPGIQTLLNLLADNRYLTAEETDKVINYLRDRKERLLRGSTDSLQAPMSRQSLGAPSGSSLGSQSSLPSSQAHQGSQPLVSAPSVPVSSANPQQELQAKILSLFNSGAAAAAAAAVANSSSAASAGTSGGTPNQNFANMASSQARSAQISAANLNQAQQRLQTPSTQLPALQGPSRNAGPRPGAPPPAQSLYGQHQNRLPAPGNVPTQRPVSSGINFDNPSVQKALDTLIQSGPALSHLVSQTVAQGRAGSSAQQPMGSYQRHY
- the NCOA5 gene encoding nuclear receptor coactivator 5 isoform X1, which produces MARGRKSNSIKQSDFTNSTNPQDLERRLFVGNLPTDHMTREEMEEIFSKYGKIRALSMFHGYGFVQYERLEDVQAALDGEKGRLFKGYRLDINKAAERRNMNKASSRSSPARREQYAYGDGRDARRDRSPLRGSPRRDPRDGRDGRNGRDSRDARDIRARDMRDARDHRDPRDLRDPRDLRDPRDIRDPRDLRDPRDVRDLRDPREPLYDRYRDPRDVRNPRDMRDPRDVRDPRDVRDPRDPLYRRDEAYDRYLRLEDYYRRKDDSYYDRYKEHFDRAPVNSEDRMKREERRREELYRQYYEEIKRRFDAERPVDCSVIVVNKQTKEYAESVGRKVRDLGMVVDLIFLNTEMSLTQALDDVSRGGSPFAIVITQQHQVHRSCTVNIMFGTPQEHRNMPQADAMVLVARNYERYKTESREKEREEIARQAAKMADEAVLQERERPPPMEEGVRGGHPPGIQTLLNLLADNRYLTAEETDKVINYLRDRKERLLRGSTDSLQAPMSRQSLGAPSGSSLGSQSSLPSSQAHQGSQPLVSAPSVPVSSANPQQELQAKILSLFNSGAAAAAAAAVANSSSAASAGTSGGTPNQNFANMASSQARSAQISAANLNQAQQRLQTPSTQLPALQGPSRNAGPRPGAPPPAQSLYGQHQNRLPAPGNVPTQRPVSSGINFDNPSVQKALDTLIQSGPALSHLVSQTVAQGRAGSSAQQPMGSYQRHY